One genomic window of Trichlorobacter lovleyi includes the following:
- a CDS encoding replicative DNA helicase, producing the protein MPLPETTHAVHWSNEAEQSCLGAVLIDNTVLPTLTEIIGTVDFYLERHRHFFGGMLDLHQAGTPIDFTTLAAALKASGKLEAAGGTPYLLELADYVPTAANAAHYAKIIRTHAVQRSLAGLALVMTGKVQQGDDPATVIDEARRNLEKLAAELDGAHGVNAADLIDFSTRGALYQQFVARVNKYRFKTGFKDLDKELRGVAPGEVLIVIAYSGTFKSALLQFLLLRSARDTGLLSLFFSLEMPAAKLFEREVAMTSGINGYTCEYRWRNEPVEANALQLAARDGGGRNMLVCDRPGLSVEQIGRYIDATKRNHGDIGVVGIDYLGLMAAPGKTLFEKTAFLAPALKNLAKEKNVPLLVLAQVSRESVKHQTEIEAHSAKGGGDIEASADFMLGLQQTKAGQLILKVLKNRNGAAGQIWEVLLDRPSLQFTGLKDYEPQRQATNQTIDF; encoded by the coding sequence ATGCCACTGCCTGAAACCACCCACGCCGTCCACTGGAGCAACGAAGCAGAGCAGTCCTGCCTCGGGGCTGTGCTGATAGATAACACCGTACTTCCGACCCTGACCGAGATCATCGGTACGGTGGACTTCTACCTTGAACGCCACCGGCATTTTTTCGGTGGGATGTTGGATCTACATCAGGCCGGAACGCCGATTGATTTTACCACCCTTGCTGCAGCCCTGAAAGCATCCGGCAAACTGGAGGCGGCAGGCGGCACCCCGTACCTGCTGGAACTTGCTGATTACGTCCCCACCGCAGCCAATGCCGCCCACTATGCAAAAATCATCCGCACCCATGCTGTGCAGCGGTCCCTTGCCGGTTTGGCACTGGTGATGACCGGCAAGGTCCAGCAGGGGGATGATCCCGCCACGGTGATTGACGAGGCCCGCCGTAACCTTGAAAAACTGGCTGCAGAGCTGGACGGGGCACACGGGGTGAACGCTGCAGACCTCATAGATTTCAGCACCCGTGGAGCCCTCTACCAGCAGTTTGTCGCACGGGTCAACAAATACCGCTTCAAGACCGGCTTCAAGGACCTGGACAAAGAATTACGGGGAGTAGCCCCCGGTGAAGTCCTTATCGTAATCGCCTATTCCGGCACCTTTAAAAGCGCCCTGCTGCAATTCCTGCTGCTGCGTTCTGCACGCGACACCGGCTTACTCAGCCTGTTCTTTTCCCTGGAAATGCCTGCCGCCAAACTGTTTGAACGGGAAGTTGCCATGACCAGCGGTATCAACGGGTATACCTGCGAATATCGCTGGCGCAATGAGCCGGTGGAGGCCAATGCCCTGCAACTGGCGGCCCGTGACGGTGGCGGTAGAAACATGCTGGTGTGCGACCGTCCCGGACTGAGCGTTGAACAAATTGGCCGATACATTGACGCTACCAAGCGTAATCACGGCGACATAGGCGTTGTGGGGATCGATTACCTGGGCCTGATGGCCGCCCCAGGCAAGACCCTGTTTGAGAAAACCGCCTTTCTTGCCCCCGCCCTGAAGAACCTTGCCAAGGAAAAAAACGTGCCGCTGCTGGTGCTGGCCCAGGTCAGCCGGGAATCAGTCAAGCACCAGACAGAGATAGAGGCCCACAGCGCCAAGGGTGGCGGAGATATTGAGGCCTCTGCAGACTTCATGCTGGGACTGCAGCAAACCAAGGCGGGGCAGTTGATTCTGAAGGTGCTGAAAAACCGTAACGGCGCAGCCGGGCAGATCTGGGAGGTGCTGTTAGACCGCCCCAGCCTGCAGTTTACCGGCCTGAAGGATTACGAACCACAACGCCAGGCAACCAACCAGACGATTGATTTTTGA